A single region of the Triticum dicoccoides isolate Atlit2015 ecotype Zavitan chromosome 2B, WEW_v2.0, whole genome shotgun sequence genome encodes:
- the LOC119364208 gene encoding uncharacterized hydrolase YugF-like — protein MADSAGKRPPTPAPASGGGGMAWKLSLALFVLLAALLYKQIQPPAPEIVGSPGGPPVTASRTKLKDGRHLAYLESGVPKEKAKYKIIFVHGFDSCRYDVLQVSPELAQELGIYLLSFDRPGYGESDPDPAPSEKSIALDIEELADNLQLGPKFHLIGFSMGGEIMWSCLKYIPHRLSGVAVLGPVGNYWWSGLPSNVSWDAWYQQLPRDQWAVWVSHHLPWLTYWWNTQKLFPASSVIAYNPALLSEEDAKLMEKFGMRTYMPMIRQQGEYYCLHRDMMVGFGKWGWSPLDLKDPFAGGEGKVHLWHGAEDRIVPVILSRYISERLPWVVYHELPKSGHLFPVAQEMADAIVKSLLLGEQ, from the exons ATGGCCGATTCGGCCGGAAAGCGGCCTCCAACGCCGGCGccggcctccggcggaggcg GCATGGCGTGGAAGCTCTCTTTAGCTCTGTTCGTGTTGCTCGCGGCGTTGCTGTACAAGCAGATTCAGCCTCCGGCTCCGGAAATCGTTGGCTCGCCGGGTGGCCCCCCTGTTACAGCATCAAGAACAAAGCTCAAAGACGGCAGGCATTTGGCATACCTGGAATCTGGCGTCCCAAAGGAGAAGGCCAAGTACAAGATCATTTTTGTCCATGGATTCGACTCCTGCAGATACGACGTGCTTCAAGTTTCCCCG GAGCTGGCACAAGAGCTGGGCATCTACCTGCTGTCCTTCGACCGGCCTGGGTATGGTGAGAGCGACCCTGACCCGGCACCGTCTGAGAAGAGCATCGCCCTCGACATCGAGGAGCTCGCCGACAACCTGCAGCTGGGCCCCAAATTCCACCTCATCGGCTTCTCCATGGGCGGCGAAATCATGTGGAGCTGCCTCAAGTACATCCCGCACAG GCTCTCTGGGGTGGCCGTTCTCGGGCCGGTCGGCAACTACTGGTGGTCGGGCTTGCCGTCGAACGTGTCATGGGACGCCTGGTACCAGCAGCTCCCACGGGACCAATGGGCGGTCTGGGTCTCCCATCATCTGCCATGGCTGACCTACTGGTGGAACACCCAGAAGCTCTTCCCGGCCTCCAGCGTCATCGCCTACAACCCTGCCCTCCTGTCCGAAGAAGACGCGAAGCTCATGGAGAAGTTTGGAATGCGAACCTACATG CCGATGATAAGGCAGCAGGGGGAGTACTACTGCCTGCACCGCGACATGATGGTCGGGTTCGGGAAGTGGGGTTGGAGCCCCCTGGACCTCAAGGACCCGTTCGCCGGCGGCGAGGGCAAGGTGCACCTGTGGCACGGCGCGGAGGACCGCATCGTGCCGGTCATCTTGTCCAGGTACATCAGCGAGAGGCTCCCGTGGGTGGTCTACCACGAGCTCCCCAAGTCCGGACACCTCTTCCCCGTTGCCCAGGAAATGGCCGACGCCATCGTCAAGTCCCTGCTGCTCGGAGAGCAGTAA